The following coding sequences are from one Triticum dicoccoides isolate Atlit2015 ecotype Zavitan chromosome 4A, WEW_v2.0, whole genome shotgun sequence window:
- the LOC119285033 gene encoding DNA polymerase I-like isoform X2 — protein MACCCFRAAAVPRLLFRAAARPLQLPLAVSRRGFSGQSVLPVTDSIESFQGPSVDHAPRIPLYDDSLPSGVSTILTSPGENVAPADPSKSRIMLVDGTSVMYRSYYKILAQLQHGQLEHADGNGDWVLTIFKALSLLLDMLEFLPSHVAMVFDHDGMTFRHMLYPAYKSNRTSTPDTIVQGMQYLKASIKAMSIKVIEVPGVEADDAIGTLAVNSVSAGYKVRVVSPDKDFFQILSPSLRLLRISPRGSGMVSFGVEDFVKRYGALKPSQFVDVVALSGDKADNIPGVEGIGDVNAVKLITKFGSLENLLRSVDEVEDQRIKQALISQSEQALLCKSLAILRCDLPSYMVPFKTPDLVFQKPKDDGAKFINLLRALEAYAEGSSADQIIRRALYLWDKLES, from the exons ATGGCGTGCTGCTGCTTCCGCGCCGCCGCGGTGCCCCGCCTCCTCTTCCGCGCCGCCGCGCGGCCCCTCCAGTTGCCGCTCGCCGTCTCCCGAAGG GGTTTCTCGGGGCAGTCAGTCCTGCCAGTCACTGATTCGATCGAGAGTTTTCAAGGACCATCAGTGGATCATGCCCCACGGATTCCGTTATATGACGACAGCTTGCCCTCAGGTGTGTCGACCATATTAACGAGTCCTGGCGAGAATGTCGCTCCTGCTGACCCTTCAAAGAGTAGAATCATGCTTGTTGATGGAACCTCAGTGATGTACAGATCCTACTACAAGATATTAG CACAGCTGCAACATGGTCAGTTGGAACATGCTGATGGCAATGGGGATTGGGTTTTAACTATATTCAAAGCTCTGTCACTG CTTCTTGACATGTTGGAGTTCCTTCCCTCTCATGTTGCG ATGGTGTTTGACCATGATG GAATGACTTTTCGACATATGTTATATCCTGCTTATAAGAGCAATCGCACCTCAACACCAGACACCATTGTTCAGGGCATGCAATACTTGAAGGCATCTATCAAAGCAATGTCAATTAAAGTAATCGAG GTTCCAGGTGTTGAAGCTGATGATGCTATTGGTACACTAGCTGTCAACAGTGTGTCTGCAGGCTACAAG GTCCGTGTTGTCTCTCCTGATAAAGATTTCTTCCAAATTTTATCACCTTCTCTACGTTTGCTGAGGATTTCTCCACGTGGTTCTGG GATGGTTTCATTTGGAGTCGAAGATTTTGTGAAGAGATATGGAGCATTAAAGCCATCACAGTTTGTTGATGTTGTTGCACTTTCAGGCGACAAAGCTGATAATATACCAG GAGTTGAAGGGATTGGAGATGTTAATGCAGTAAAACTGATAACTAAGTTTG GTTCGTTGGAGAACTTATTGAGATCAGTGGATGAAGTCGAGGACCAGCGAATCAAACAG GCTTTGATCTCTCAATCGGAACAGGCATTACTCTGCAAAAGCCTG GCCATATTACGTTGTGACCTTCCATCGTACATGGTTCCTTTTAAGACCCCCGACCTCGTATTCCAGAAGCCAAAG GATGATGGAGCCAAATTCATAAATCTGTTGCGAGCTTTGGAAGCGTATGCAGAAGGATCGTCGGCAGACCAAATCATCAGAAGAGCTTTGTATCTTTGGGACAAACTTGAGTCATGA
- the LOC119285032 gene encoding glucan endo-1,3-beta-glucosidase 7-like isoform X2, producing MSTSIGKLRLYEPQPDLVAALAGSDISILLGVPNSDVPGLAASPAAAASWAAANIPTTVSVSAISVGNELLNSGDPTLGPQLLPAMQNLLAALPAGSTTKVSTVHSMAVLAASDPPSSGAFHPDLAGSLDPVLDFLRQNGSPFMINPYPYFAYASDTRDETLAFCLFQPNPGRADAASGLTYMNMFDAQLDAVRAALDGKGYAGVDIVIAETGWPYRGDADEAGATPDNARAYNGNLVAHLRSQVGTPRTPGRSVDTYLFALYDEDLKPGPVSERSFGLYQADLTANYDIGLAKGSASPSTSGQIGVTAAPAQGAPQATRGATPAGYCVTTGSVPGDAQQESSSCYVPGTAAPPRADAGVPLLVLFGVLLGLAMVAESR from the exons ATGTCGACGTCCATCGGCAAGCTCCGCCTCTACGAGCCGCAGCCGGACCTCGTCGCGGCGCTCGCGGGCTCCGACATCTCCATCCTCCTGGGCGTCCCCAACTCCGACGTCCCGGGCCTCGCCGCCTCCCCGGCCGCCGCGGCGTCGTGGGCGGCCGCCAACATCCCCACCACGGTGTCCGTCTCCGCCATCTCGGTCGGCAACGAGCTCCTCAACTCCGGCGACCCCACGCTGGGCCCGCAGCTCCTCCCCGCCATGCAGAACCTCCTGGCCGCGCTCCCCGCCGGCTCGACCACCAAGGTCTCCACGGTGCACTCGATGGCGGTGCTGGCGGCGTCGGACCCGCCGTCGTCCGGCGCGTTCCACCCGGACCTCGCCGGCAGCCTGGACCCGGTGCTGGACTTCCTGCGGCAGAACGGCTCGCCGTTCATGATCAACCCGTACCCGTACTTCGCGTACGCGTCGGACACGCGGGACGAGACGCTGGCCTTCTGCCTGTTCCAGCCCAACCCGGGGCGCGCGGACGCCGCGTCGGGGCTGACCTACATGAACATGTTCGACGCGCAGCTCGACGCCGTCCGCGCGGCGCTGGACGGCAAGGGGTACGCGGGCGTGGACATCGTCATCGCCGAGACCGGGTGGCCGTACAGGGGGGACGCCGACGAGGCCGGCGCCACGCCGGACAACGCCAGGGCGTACAACGGCAACCTCGTGGCGCACCTCAGGTCGCAGGTGGGCACGCCGCGGACGCCTGGCAGGTCGGTGGACACGTACCTCTTCGCGCTCTACGACGAGGACCTCAAGCCCGGGCCAGTGTCGGAGCGGTCGTTCGGGCTGTACCAGGCCGACCTCACCGCCAACTACGACATCGGGCTCGCCAAAGGCAGCGCCAGCCCCAGCACGTCCGGCCAGATCGGCGTCACCGCAGCTCCGGCGCAG GGTGCGCCGCAGGCAACGAGGGGGGCGACGCCGGCGGGGTACTGTGTGACGACGGGCAGCGTGCCGGGGGACGCGCAGCAGGAGAGCAGCTCGTGCTACGTCCCGGGAACAGCAGCACCGCCGAGAGCTGACGCCGGCGTGCCGCTGCTTGTCTTGTTTGGTGTTTTGCTGGGCCTGGCAATGGTGGCCGAAAGTAGATGA
- the LOC119285033 gene encoding DNA polymerase I-like isoform X1, whose translation MACCCFRAAAVPRLLFRAAARPLQLPLAVSRRGFSGQSVLPVTDSIESFQGPSVDHAPRIPLYDDSLPSGVSTILTSPGENVAPADPSKSRIMLVDGTSVMYRSYYKILAQLQHGQLEHADGNGDWVLTIFKALSLLLDMLEFLPSHVAMVFDHDGVPYGRYTAMPSKECHMAKGMTFRHMLYPAYKSNRTSTPDTIVQGMQYLKASIKAMSIKVIEVPGVEADDAIGTLAVNSVSAGYKVRVVSPDKDFFQILSPSLRLLRISPRGSGMVSFGVEDFVKRYGALKPSQFVDVVALSGDKADNIPGVEGIGDVNAVKLITKFGSLENLLRSVDEVEDQRIKQALISQSEQALLCKSLAILRCDLPSYMVPFKTPDLVFQKPKDDGAKFINLLRALEAYAEGSSADQIIRRALYLWDKLES comes from the exons ATGGCGTGCTGCTGCTTCCGCGCCGCCGCGGTGCCCCGCCTCCTCTTCCGCGCCGCCGCGCGGCCCCTCCAGTTGCCGCTCGCCGTCTCCCGAAGG GGTTTCTCGGGGCAGTCAGTCCTGCCAGTCACTGATTCGATCGAGAGTTTTCAAGGACCATCAGTGGATCATGCCCCACGGATTCCGTTATATGACGACAGCTTGCCCTCAGGTGTGTCGACCATATTAACGAGTCCTGGCGAGAATGTCGCTCCTGCTGACCCTTCAAAGAGTAGAATCATGCTTGTTGATGGAACCTCAGTGATGTACAGATCCTACTACAAGATATTAG CACAGCTGCAACATGGTCAGTTGGAACATGCTGATGGCAATGGGGATTGGGTTTTAACTATATTCAAAGCTCTGTCACTG CTTCTTGACATGTTGGAGTTCCTTCCCTCTCATGTTGCG ATGGTGTTTGACCATGATG GAGTCCCATATGGTCGTTACACTGCCATGCCATCCaaagaatgtcacatggcaaaag GAATGACTTTTCGACATATGTTATATCCTGCTTATAAGAGCAATCGCACCTCAACACCAGACACCATTGTTCAGGGCATGCAATACTTGAAGGCATCTATCAAAGCAATGTCAATTAAAGTAATCGAG GTTCCAGGTGTTGAAGCTGATGATGCTATTGGTACACTAGCTGTCAACAGTGTGTCTGCAGGCTACAAG GTCCGTGTTGTCTCTCCTGATAAAGATTTCTTCCAAATTTTATCACCTTCTCTACGTTTGCTGAGGATTTCTCCACGTGGTTCTGG GATGGTTTCATTTGGAGTCGAAGATTTTGTGAAGAGATATGGAGCATTAAAGCCATCACAGTTTGTTGATGTTGTTGCACTTTCAGGCGACAAAGCTGATAATATACCAG GAGTTGAAGGGATTGGAGATGTTAATGCAGTAAAACTGATAACTAAGTTTG GTTCGTTGGAGAACTTATTGAGATCAGTGGATGAAGTCGAGGACCAGCGAATCAAACAG GCTTTGATCTCTCAATCGGAACAGGCATTACTCTGCAAAAGCCTG GCCATATTACGTTGTGACCTTCCATCGTACATGGTTCCTTTTAAGACCCCCGACCTCGTATTCCAGAAGCCAAAG GATGATGGAGCCAAATTCATAAATCTGTTGCGAGCTTTGGAAGCGTATGCAGAAGGATCGTCGGCAGACCAAATCATCAGAAGAGCTTTGTATCTTTGGGACAAACTTGAGTCATGA
- the LOC119285032 gene encoding glucan endo-1,3-beta-glucosidase 7-like isoform X1: MGGRRWQLDDAAVIFRLLLLHGAFLFQLATSQSFIGVNYGTIADNLPPAASTASLLMSTSIGKLRLYEPQPDLVAALAGSDISILLGVPNSDVPGLAASPAAAASWAAANIPTTVSVSAISVGNELLNSGDPTLGPQLLPAMQNLLAALPAGSTTKVSTVHSMAVLAASDPPSSGAFHPDLAGSLDPVLDFLRQNGSPFMINPYPYFAYASDTRDETLAFCLFQPNPGRADAASGLTYMNMFDAQLDAVRAALDGKGYAGVDIVIAETGWPYRGDADEAGATPDNARAYNGNLVAHLRSQVGTPRTPGRSVDTYLFALYDEDLKPGPVSERSFGLYQADLTANYDIGLAKGSASPSTSGQIGVTAAPAQGAPQATRGATPAGYCVTTGSVPGDAQQESSSCYVPGTAAPPRADAGVPLLVLFGVLLGLAMVAESR; this comes from the exons ATGGGGGGCAGAAGGTGGCAGCTGGATGATGCCGCTGTGATCTTCAGGCTCCTACTTCTACACGGCGCCTTCCTCTTCCAATTGGCAA CGTCGCAGTCGTTCATCGGGGTCAACTACGGGACGATCGCCGACAACCTGCCGCCCGCGGCGTCGACGGCGAGCCTGCTCATGTCGACGTCCATCGGCAAGCTCCGCCTCTACGAGCCGCAGCCGGACCTCGTCGCGGCGCTCGCGGGCTCCGACATCTCCATCCTCCTGGGCGTCCCCAACTCCGACGTCCCGGGCCTCGCCGCCTCCCCGGCCGCCGCGGCGTCGTGGGCGGCCGCCAACATCCCCACCACGGTGTCCGTCTCCGCCATCTCGGTCGGCAACGAGCTCCTCAACTCCGGCGACCCCACGCTGGGCCCGCAGCTCCTCCCCGCCATGCAGAACCTCCTGGCCGCGCTCCCCGCCGGCTCGACCACCAAGGTCTCCACGGTGCACTCGATGGCGGTGCTGGCGGCGTCGGACCCGCCGTCGTCCGGCGCGTTCCACCCGGACCTCGCCGGCAGCCTGGACCCGGTGCTGGACTTCCTGCGGCAGAACGGCTCGCCGTTCATGATCAACCCGTACCCGTACTTCGCGTACGCGTCGGACACGCGGGACGAGACGCTGGCCTTCTGCCTGTTCCAGCCCAACCCGGGGCGCGCGGACGCCGCGTCGGGGCTGACCTACATGAACATGTTCGACGCGCAGCTCGACGCCGTCCGCGCGGCGCTGGACGGCAAGGGGTACGCGGGCGTGGACATCGTCATCGCCGAGACCGGGTGGCCGTACAGGGGGGACGCCGACGAGGCCGGCGCCACGCCGGACAACGCCAGGGCGTACAACGGCAACCTCGTGGCGCACCTCAGGTCGCAGGTGGGCACGCCGCGGACGCCTGGCAGGTCGGTGGACACGTACCTCTTCGCGCTCTACGACGAGGACCTCAAGCCCGGGCCAGTGTCGGAGCGGTCGTTCGGGCTGTACCAGGCCGACCTCACCGCCAACTACGACATCGGGCTCGCCAAAGGCAGCGCCAGCCCCAGCACGTCCGGCCAGATCGGCGTCACCGCAGCTCCGGCGCAG GGTGCGCCGCAGGCAACGAGGGGGGCGACGCCGGCGGGGTACTGTGTGACGACGGGCAGCGTGCCGGGGGACGCGCAGCAGGAGAGCAGCTCGTGCTACGTCCCGGGAACAGCAGCACCGCCGAGAGCTGACGCCGGCGTGCCGCTGCTTGTCTTGTTTGGTGTTTTGCTGGGCCTGGCAATGGTGGCCGAAAGTAGATGA
- the LOC119285035 gene encoding coatomer subunit gamma-1 has translation MPRSLAGDLTDPEMAQPYMKKDDDDSDIEYSPFFGIEKGAVLQEARAFHDPQLDARRCSQVITKLLYLINQGESFTKVEATEVFFAVTKLFQSNDAGLRRLVYLMIKELSPSSDEVFIVTSSLMKDMNSKTDMYRANAIRVLCRIIDGNLLTQIERYLKQAIVDKNPVVASAALVSGIHLLQANPEIVKRWSNEVQEAVQSRAALVQFHGLALLHQTRQNDRLAISKLVSSLTRGSVRSPLAQCLLIRYTSQVIRESSNTQSGDRPFFDYLESCLRHKAEMVILEAARKITEMDVTSRELAPAITVLQLFLSSSKPVLRFAAVRTLNKVAITRPLAVTNCNVDLESLMSDQNRSIATLAITTLLKTGNESSVDRLMKQITSFMSDISDEFKIVVIEAIRSLCLKFPLKYRSMMIFLSNSLREEGGFEYKKAIVDSIVTLIGVIPDAKEIGLLHLCEFIEDCEFTYLSSQILHFLGNEGPRTSDPSRYIRYIYNRVILENPTVRASAVSTLAKFGALVDELKPRIFVLLRRCLFDTDDEVRDRATLYLQTLNGEVAVGNSEKDVKEFLFGSFDVPLANLEASLRTYEPSEEPFDISLVSREARSQPLHDKKAPGKKPPAGAPAPAPVSAVDAYQKMLSSIAEFSGFGRLFKSSEPVELTEAETEYAVNVVKHIYENHVVLQYNCTNTIPEQLLEDVTVYVDATDAEEFSEVCSKPLKSLPYDSPGQIFVAFEKPEHVPAIGKFSNVLKFTVKEVDTSSGEADEDGVEDEYQLEDLEIVSADYMLRVAVSNFRNAWENMDPESERVDEYGLGARESLAEAVSAVTSILGMQPCEGTEVVPSNARSHVCLLSGVYIGGVKVLVRLSFGLSGPKEVAMKLAVRSDDPEVSDKIHEIVASG, from the exons TCGAGTACTCGCCATTTTTCGGGATTGAGAAGGGGGCTGTTCTGCAGGAGGCACGTGCTTTCCATGACCCCCAGCTTGATGCCAGACGATGCTCGCAA GTTATCACCAAGCTATTATATTTAATTAATCAAGGAGAGTCATTTACAAAG GTTGAGGCCACAGAAGTTTTCTTTGCAGTTACGAAGCTATTCCAGTCCAATGATGCTGGTCTCAGGAGGCTGGTGTATTTGATGATAAAAGAGCTTTCTCCATCATCAGACGAG GTTTTCATAGTCACAAGCTCATTGATGAAAGATATGAACAGTAAGACAGATATGTACCGTGCCAATGCAATTAGAGTTCTCTGTAGAATAATTGACGGCAACCTCCTTACTCAAATCGAGAGATACTTGAAGCAAGCTATTGTAGACAAAAATCCTGTGGTTGCTAGTGCTGCTCTTGTTAGTGGTATCCACCTGCTTCAG GCAAATCCAGAAATTGTGAAAAGATGGAGCAACGAAGTGCAGGAAGCTGTGCAATCAAGAGCTGCACTTGTGCAATTTCATGGCCTTGCTCTTCTTCACCAG ACCAGACAGAATGACCGTTTGGCTATTAGCAAGCTCGTCTCTAGTTTGACTAGGGGATCAGTGCGCTCACCCCTTGCACAATGTCTTCTGATTCGTTACACGAGCCAG GTAATACGTGAGTCAAGCAACACCCAAAGTGGTGATCGCCCATTTTTTGATTATCTGGAATCATGTCTCAGACATAAAGCAGAAATGGTGATTTTAGAGGCTGCGAGGAAAATAACAGAGATGGATGTGACAAGTCGTGAATTAGCACCAGCGATTACTGTGTTACAGTTATTTTTGAGTTCATCCAAACCTGTGCTTCGATTTGCAGCTGTCCGAACACTCAATAAG GTTGCTATAACACGCCCTTTGGCAGTGACAAACTGCAATGTTGACTTGGAGAGTCTGATGTCAGACCAGAACAGGAGTATAGCGACCCTGGCAATCACCACACTTCTTAAAACTGGCAATGAATCAAGTGTGGATCGCCTCATGAAACAAATTACCAGTTTCATGTCTGACATATCAGATGAATTCAAGATAGTTGTCATTGAAGCTATACGATCTCTTTGCCTGAAGTTCCCACTGAAGTATCGTTCGAT GATGATTTTCTTAAGTAACAGTTTGAGAGAAGAAGGGGGCTTTGAGTATAAAAAGGCCATAGTTGATTCTATAGTTACCCTGATCGGCGTGATACCAGACGCGAAAGAAATTGGCCTTCTGCATCTTTGCGAATTCATTGAAGACTGTGAATTCACATATCTTTCTAGTCAG ATATTGCACTTTTTGGGAAATGAAGGGCCAAGAACATCAGATCCAAGCAGATACATACGGTACATCTACAACCGTGTGATATTGGAAAATCCCACTGTTCGTGCTAGTGCTGTCAGTACATTGGCAAAGTTTGGTGCCTTAGTCGATGAATTGAAG CCTCGGATATTTGTTCTCCTGCGCCGGTGCCTGTTTGACACTGATGATGAG GTCCGCGACCGTGCTACACTTTACCTCCAAACTCTGAATGGTGAAGTTGCTGTAGGTAACTCTGAGAAGGACGTGAAGGAATTTCTATTTGGATCCTTTGATGTGCCTCTTGCCAACTTGGAAGCAAGTCTAAGAACCTAT GAACCATCTGAGGAGCCCTTTGATATTTCCTTGGTGTCAAGAGAAGCCAGATCACAGCCACTTCACGATAAAAAGGCCCCTGGAAAGAAGCCACCTGCTGGTGCTCCCGCCCCTGCGCCTGTTTCGGCTGTTGATGCTTATCAGAAGATGCTTTCATCTATCGCTGAGTTCTCTGGGTTTGGAAGGCTCTTCAAG TCCTCAGAACCTGTGGAGCTGACAGAGGCAGAGACTGAATATGCAGTTAATGTGGTTAAGCATATCTATGAAAACCATGTTGTATTGCAGTACAACTGTACAAACACCATACCTGAACAACTGCTAGAAGAT GTTACAGTATATGTTGATGCCACGGATGCTGAAGAGTTTTCAGAAGTTTGTTCAAAGCCTCTTAAAAGCTTGCCTTATGATTCACCTGGGCAAATTTTTGTTGCTTTTGAAAAGCCAGAACATGTTCCTGCAATCGGGAAATTTTCAAATGTATTGAAGTTCACTGTTAAAGAG GTTGACACATCTTCAGGGGAAGCTGATGAAGATGGTGTGGAGGATGAATACCAGCTAGAAGACCTTGAAATTGTTTCAGCTGATTATATGCTGAGGGTCGCAGTTTCTAACTTTAGGAATGCCTGGGAGAATATGGACCCAGAAAGTGAGCGTGTGGATGAGTATGGACTCGGGGCTAGAGAGAGCTTGGCTGAGGCTGTGAGTGCTGTCACTAGTATCCTTGGCATGCAACCGTGTGAG GGCACTGAGGTTGTACCAAGCAATGCAAGATCGCATGTTTGCCTGCTTTCTGGAGTGTATATAGGGGGCGTCAAGGTTCTTGTCAGGTTATCATTCGGACTAAGCGGGCCCAAGGAAGTGGCGATGAAGCTGGCGGTAAGGTCAGATGACCCCGAAGTCAGCGACAAGATCCATGAGATTGTTGCCAGTGGGTAA